A region from the Lolium perenne isolate Kyuss_39 chromosome 4, Kyuss_2.0, whole genome shotgun sequence genome encodes:
- the LOC127293998 gene encoding F-box/kelch-repeat protein At2g44130-like gives MSNSKIRVAECEFEHIDLIPGMPDDVAVDCLARVPHGSFRSMRRVCRGWKSAAAAPDFAMARAEAGANEDLVYLLQFGNPAAGDDSPKDDSSAYGVAVYNVTTGEWHRERAAPPMPMFAQCAAVGTRLAVMGGWDPKTFEPVADVHVLDAATGVWRRGTPMRSARSFFACAEAGGKIYVAGGHDKLKNALKTAEAYDAEADGWDPLPDMSEERDECDGMATVAGDKFMAVSGYRTGRQGGFERDAEWFDPATREWRRLERVRAPPSAAHVVVRGRVWCIEGTAVMEWRGERRGWIEVGPYPPGLKAGTARAVAVSGGERVVVTGAIESGGHALWVFDVKSKSWTVVPPPPEFAGFVFSVASVRV, from the coding sequence ATGAGCAACTCGAAGATCCGTGTTGCAGAGTGCGAGTTCGAGCACATCGACCTCATCCCGGGGATGCCAGACGACGTCGCCGTCGACTGCCTAGCGCGCGTCCCACACGGCTCCTTCCGCTCCATGCGGCGCGTCTGCCGAGGGTGgaagagcgccgccgccgcgccagatTTCGCCATggcgcgcgccgaggccggcgccAACGAGGATCTGGTGTACCTCCTGCAGTTCGGCAACCCGGCCGCCGGGGACGACTCCCCCAAGGACGACTCCTCGGCCTACGGCGTGGCCGTGTACAACGTCACCACAGGCGAGTGGCACCGCGAGCGCGCGGCGCCGCCGATGCCGATGTTCGCGCAGTGCGCGGCCGTGGGGACCCGCCTCGCTGTGATGGGCGGCTGGGACCCCAAGACCTTCGAGCCTGTCGCGGACGTCCACGTGCTGGACGCCGCCACCGGCGTCTGGAGGCGGGGCACGCCGATGCGGTCGGCACGGTCATTCTTCGCGTGCGCCGAGGCGGGTGGCAAGATCTACGTGGCCGGCGGCCACGACAAGCTCAAGAACGCGCTCAAGACGGCGGAGGCATACGATGCGGAGGCCGACGGCTGGGACCCTCTGCCTGACATGTCCGAGGAGCGCGACGAGTGCGACGGCATGGCCACCGTCGCCGGCGACAAGTTCATGGCCGTGAGCGGGTACCGCACGGGGCGGCAGGGCGGGTTCGAGCGCGACGCCGAGTGGTTCGACCCGGCGACCCGCGAGTGGCGCCGGCTAGAGCGCGTGCGGGCGCCGCCGTCGGCGGCGCACGTGGTGGTGCGCGGCCGGGTGTGGTGCATCGAGGGCACGGCCGTGATGGAGTGGCGCGGGGAGCGCCGAGGCTGGATCGAGGTGGGACCCTACCCGCCGGGGCTCAAGGCTGGCACGGCACGCGCGGTCGCCGTCAGCGGCGGTGAGCGCGTGGTGGTCACCGGCGCCATCGAGTCCGGCGGGCACGCGCTTTGGGTGTTCGACGTCAAGTCCAAGAGCTGGACCGTGGTGCCCCCTCCGCCGGAGTTTGCCGGCTTCGTCTTCTCTGTGGCTTCTGTCCGCGTGTGA